In Sphingomonas sp. G-3-2-10, a single window of DNA contains:
- a CDS encoding periplasmic heavy metal sensor, with amino-acid sequence MDVRRILLIAFIAFVAAIGGVATGRYLLPAPHQPNAELHLLLHHGLDLDVKQQAQLDELERQFALRKKALEMALRADNARLAAAIQAEHSAGPQVREAVDRIHVAMGELQKETLAHVFAMRAILRPDQAARFDKAVVKALTAESR; translated from the coding sequence ATGGACGTACGGCGCATCCTGCTGATCGCATTCATCGCGTTCGTCGCCGCGATCGGCGGCGTGGCGACGGGCCGCTATCTCCTGCCCGCACCGCACCAGCCGAACGCCGAGCTGCACCTGCTGCTCCATCACGGCCTCGATCTCGATGTGAAACAACAGGCGCAGCTCGACGAGCTGGAACGCCAGTTCGCGCTGCGCAAGAAGGCGCTCGAAATGGCGTTGCGCGCCGACAATGCCCGGCTCGCCGCAGCGATCCAGGCCGAACATTCGGCGGGGCCGCAGGTCCGCGAGGCCGTCGATCGCATCCATGTCGCAATGGGCGAACTGCAGAAGGAGACTCTCGCGCATGTCTTCGCGATGCGCGCGATCCTCCGGCCCGATCAGGCGGCCCGGTTCGACAAGGCGGTGGTGAAGGCGCTGACCGCAGAAAGCCGGTGA
- the trxC gene encoding thioredoxin TrxC, with the protein MAEPETLIVVCPTDGALNRVPRARLDQQPKCGTCGNPLFPGKAIDLSAASFDRHVVKGDLPVVIDFWAAWCGPCRTMAPNFAAAAAKLEPKVRLAKLDTEAEPGIAARYGIQGIPCMITFHKGREVARTSGAMPTSAIVQWIDQALRQA; encoded by the coding sequence GTGGCCGAACCCGAGACGCTGATCGTCGTCTGCCCCACCGATGGCGCGCTCAATCGCGTGCCGCGCGCGCGGCTGGACCAGCAACCGAAATGCGGCACCTGCGGCAACCCGCTCTTCCCCGGCAAGGCGATCGATCTCAGCGCCGCCAGTTTCGACCGGCATGTGGTGAAAGGCGACCTGCCCGTCGTGATCGATTTCTGGGCGGCATGGTGCGGTCCGTGCCGGACGATGGCGCCGAACTTCGCGGCGGCGGCGGCGAAGCTGGAGCCGAAGGTGCGGCTGGCCAAGCTCGATACCGAAGCCGAGCCGGGCATCGCCGCGCGCTACGGCATTCAGGGCATTCCCTGCATGATCACGTTCCATAAGGGCCGCGAAGTCGCTCGCACGTCGGGCGCGATGCCGACTTCGGCGATCGTCCAGTGGATCGATCAGGCGCTGCGCCAGGCCTGA
- a CDS encoding copper resistance protein B codes for MKARFLIGIAPFVLALPATAQDHSGHAMPGTAAPAPAPTPAPAKPADPHAGHRPATPAPAPADPHAGHAMPAPAPSADPHAGHVMTGEAAQDGKPLSGTDLPPGDATAPAPEPGRAADRYWGAEAMAESERNVRREHGDGTFTKVMIEMAEVHVRSGDTGYRWQGEAWYGGDLNRLWLKSEGEGVFRHGLEGAEIQALYSRALDPYWNLQAGVRQDFGPGPRRTYATLAIEGLAPYWFELEGSLFLSDKGDLLARAEGSYDQRITQNLVIQPRFAINLSAQDMPANGIGAGLSNAELGLRLRYEEVREFAPYIGVSWERSFGRTADFARARGEDTGGVSFVVGVRTWF; via the coding sequence ATGAAGGCGCGCTTCCTGATCGGCATCGCACCGTTCGTCCTTGCCCTGCCCGCCACGGCGCAGGATCATTCGGGCCACGCCATGCCCGGCACGGCCGCACCGGCGCCAGCGCCGACACCGGCACCCGCGAAGCCCGCCGATCCTCACGCCGGACACCGCCCGGCAACGCCCGCGCCGGCGCCTGCGGATCCCCATGCCGGTCACGCGATGCCCGCTCCGGCCCCCTCGGCCGATCCGCACGCGGGCCATGTCATGACCGGCGAGGCGGCTCAGGACGGAAAGCCGCTCAGCGGAACCGATCTGCCGCCGGGCGACGCCACCGCCCCGGCCCCCGAGCCCGGCCGCGCCGCCGATCGCTACTGGGGCGCCGAAGCGATGGCCGAGTCCGAACGCAACGTGCGGCGCGAACATGGCGACGGCACCTTCACCAAGGTAATGATCGAAATGGCCGAGGTGCATGTCCGCTCCGGCGACACCGGCTATCGCTGGCAGGGCGAAGCCTGGTATGGCGGGGACCTCAACCGGCTGTGGCTCAAGTCCGAAGGCGAAGGCGTATTCCGCCACGGCCTCGAGGGCGCGGAAATCCAGGCGCTCTACAGCCGCGCGCTCGATCCCTATTGGAACCTGCAGGCCGGTGTCCGGCAGGATTTCGGCCCCGGTCCGCGCCGGACCTACGCCACCCTCGCGATCGAAGGCCTCGCGCCGTACTGGTTCGAGCTGGAGGGCAGCCTGTTCCTGTCGGACAAGGGCGATCTCCTTGCCCGTGCCGAGGGCAGCTACGACCAGCGGATCACGCAGAATCTGGTGATCCAGCCGCGCTTCGCGATCAATCTCTCCGCGCAGGACATGCCCGCCAACGGGATCGGCGCGGGCCTTTCCAACGCCGAACTCGGGCTGCGGCTGCGCTACGAGGAAGTGCGCGAGTTCGCGCCCTATATCGGCGTGTCGTGGGAACGCAGCTTCGGCCGGACCGCCGACTTCGCCCGCGCGCGCGGCGAGGACACCGGCGGCGTCAGCTTCGTCGTCGGCGTCCGGACCTGGTTCTAG
- the copC gene encoding copper homeostasis periplasmic binding protein CopC, with the protein MRSLISALAAAIVIVAPAAAQPRLVAATPAANATVKPTAKVQLSFSERLVARLSTAQVVMTGMPGMADHPPMPIQSRAAIGPDGKSLVLTFARPLVPGTYKVTYKVASADTQRIEGSYEFKVR; encoded by the coding sequence ATGCGTTCCCTCATTTCCGCCCTCGCCGCCGCCATCGTCATCGTTGCTCCGGCAGCGGCCCAGCCCAGGCTGGTCGCGGCGACCCCGGCCGCCAACGCAACCGTGAAGCCGACGGCGAAGGTGCAGCTTTCCTTTTCCGAACGCCTCGTCGCTCGCCTCTCCACCGCGCAGGTGGTGATGACCGGGATGCCGGGCATGGCCGATCATCCGCCGATGCCGATCCAGAGCCGCGCCGCGATCGGCCCCGACGGCAAGAGCCTTGTCCTCACCTTCGCCCGTCCGCTCGTGCCCGGCACCTACAAGGTCACCTACAAGGTCGCCTCGGCCGACACCCAGCGGATCGAGGGCAGCTACGAATTCAAGGTTCGCTGA
- a CDS encoding copper resistance system multicopper oxidase, whose translation MTSMFDRRQLLRGSMMAGGGMATAAWLPAWAQTHSPGIPAPLPEVSGEDIRLRIAHQMIRIDGRESHAIGINGTVPGPLIRLREGQNVRLHVENTLDEDSSIHWHGLILPFHMDGVPGVSFPGIKPRSSFTYEFPIVQAGTYWYHSHSGLQEQMGHYGPIVIDPKDADPVRFDREHVVVLSDYSAMHPHRIFAKLKQQPGYFNRQKQTLSGLLKGEDLPQKDRAEWGAMRMDPTDISDVTGSTYTYLTNGHGPQDNWTALFQPGERVRLRFVNASAMTIFNVRIPGLKLTIVQSDGLNVRPVEVDEFQITVAETYDVIVTPEDRAYTLVSEAVDRSGMARATLAPRAGMNAEVPPLRKRPVANMKDMGMGDMDHGSGGMDGMDHSAMPGMNHDAPAAGEGHSGMKMRDPANAPQVKMGPGVQTISPMPVDRTGEPGQGLEDAGHKVLTYRDLVALDRNPDVRAPGRELEIHLTGNMERFMWAFDGEKFSEVKAPLPFEKGERVRVTLVNDTMMAHPIHLHGHFFELVTGHGDHSPRKHTVNVLPGGKVSWDFTAEPGDWAFHCHLLYHMHAGMMQVVQVRPLGGDAA comes from the coding sequence ATGACAAGCATGTTCGATCGCCGTCAGTTGTTGCGTGGTTCGATGATGGCCGGGGGCGGAATGGCGACCGCTGCCTGGCTGCCCGCCTGGGCGCAGACGCATTCGCCCGGCATCCCCGCGCCGCTGCCCGAGGTTTCGGGCGAGGACATCCGGCTGCGCATCGCCCATCAGATGATCCGGATCGACGGCCGCGAGAGCCATGCGATCGGGATCAACGGCACGGTTCCAGGCCCGCTGATCCGGCTGCGCGAGGGGCAGAATGTGCGGCTCCATGTCGAGAACACGCTGGACGAGGACAGCTCGATCCATTGGCACGGCCTGATCCTGCCCTTCCATATGGACGGTGTGCCCGGCGTCTCCTTCCCCGGCATCAAGCCGCGATCGAGCTTCACCTATGAATTCCCGATCGTTCAGGCCGGCACCTACTGGTATCACAGCCATTCGGGGCTGCAGGAGCAGATGGGCCATTACGGGCCGATCGTGATCGATCCGAAGGACGCCGATCCGGTCCGCTTCGATCGCGAGCATGTCGTGGTGCTGTCCGACTATAGCGCGATGCACCCGCACCGCATCTTCGCGAAGCTCAAGCAGCAGCCGGGCTATTTCAATCGCCAGAAACAGACGCTCTCGGGACTGCTCAAGGGCGAGGACCTGCCGCAAAAGGACCGTGCCGAATGGGGCGCGATGCGGATGGACCCGACCGATATCTCGGACGTCACCGGATCGACCTATACCTATCTGACCAACGGTCATGGTCCGCAGGACAACTGGACCGCGCTGTTCCAGCCCGGCGAGCGGGTGCGGCTGCGCTTCGTCAATGCGTCGGCGATGACGATCTTCAACGTGCGCATTCCGGGTCTGAAGCTGACCATCGTCCAGTCCGACGGGCTGAACGTCCGCCCGGTCGAGGTCGACGAATTCCAGATCACGGTCGCGGAGACCTATGACGTGATCGTGACTCCGGAGGACCGCGCCTACACGCTCGTCTCCGAAGCCGTCGACCGTTCGGGCATGGCGCGCGCCACGCTGGCGCCTCGCGCGGGCATGAACGCCGAGGTTCCGCCGCTGCGCAAGCGCCCGGTCGCGAACATGAAGGACATGGGCATGGGCGACATGGATCATGGCTCGGGCGGTATGGACGGGATGGACCATAGCGCGATGCCCGGCATGAACCATGACGCGCCCGCCGCCGGCGAGGGCCATTCGGGCATGAAGATGCGCGACCCGGCGAACGCGCCGCAGGTGAAGATGGGCCCCGGCGTGCAGACGATCTCGCCCATGCCGGTCGACCGCACCGGCGAACCGGGCCAGGGGCTGGAAGATGCGGGGCACAAGGTGCTCACCTATCGCGATCTGGTCGCGCTCGATCGCAACCCGGATGTGCGCGCGCCCGGCCGCGAGCTGGAGATCCACCTGACCGGCAACATGGAGCGCTTCATGTGGGCGTTCGACGGCGAGAAATTCTCCGAAGTGAAGGCGCCTTTGCCCTTCGAGAAAGGCGAGCGGGTGCGGGTCACCCTCGTCAACGACACGATGATGGCGCATCCGATCCACCTGCACGGTCATTTCTTCGAACTGGTGACCGGTCATGGCGATCATTCGCCGCGCAAGCATACGGTGAACGTGCTTCCCGGCGGCAAGGTGAGCTGGGATTTCACCGCCGAGCCGGGCGACTGGGCGTTCCATTGCCACCTCCTCTACCACATGCACGCCGGGATGATGCAGGTCGTCCAGGTCCGCCCGCTCGGGGGAGACGCAGCATGA
- a CDS encoding RNA polymerase sigma factor — MSLDLASLSDGELAALSLAGRTNAFAEILRRHRDPIYRIVAGSIGDPDEALDLVQETFMAAHGALRRYDPARSMRAWLTTIAVNKCRDWGRRRAVRRLIAFALPIDNAAERVAEDRPGHDVEIADRDALRRTSHAISELPSSLREVIVLRTIEGLSQAETAEALRISEKAVETRLRRARIKLLQSLDG; from the coding sequence GTGAGTCTCGACCTAGCGAGCCTCTCGGACGGCGAACTGGCCGCACTGAGCCTTGCCGGGCGCACGAATGCCTTCGCGGAAATCCTCCGCCGCCATCGCGACCCGATCTATCGGATCGTCGCCGGATCGATCGGTGATCCCGACGAAGCGCTCGATCTTGTCCAGGAAACCTTTATGGCCGCGCACGGGGCGCTGCGGCGCTACGATCCCGCCCGCTCGATGCGCGCCTGGCTGACGACGATCGCCGTGAACAAATGCCGCGACTGGGGCCGGCGGCGCGCGGTGCGGCGGCTGATCGCGTTCGCGCTGCCGATCGACAATGCCGCCGAACGCGTCGCGGAGGATCGGCCCGGCCATGATGTGGAGATCGCCGATCGTGACGCCCTGAGGCGGACGTCGCACGCGATCAGCGAACTGCCGTCTTCGCTCCGGGAAGTGATCGTTCTGCGCACCATCGAAGGCCTGTCGCAGGCCGAAACCGCCGAAGCGCTCAGGATCAGCGAGAAGGCAGTCGAAACGCGCCTTCGCCGCGCGCGGATCAAGCTGCTCCAGAGTCTCGACGGCTGA